CTGAGGAAGAGTTTAATgcaattctgttaccaaactttgcatctgcaaaATGTTTTcagtaaatgtttttatttttttattgtgtaaattgttcaaagtagtcatTGTGCCTAGTTTAtgctttgaaatcaatgtttttttgtttagcaTACACTTTAAAAGTGAAAAATAGGAGACTCCGCATaattctgttaccatggaattgtCCCTAGCTAGTTACTTTCATATATTTTAGTCAATAGTCTGGAGCAAATCTACCACCTCTTACTGTAGTTAGAGTAGCTCGCTAGAGATGTAACATTTATGCGCTTCAAAAGTAAATAGCGGTAGACTGCATTACTAGCTTCTGATCTGCAATATTGAATACTTCTATTCAGTTCAGTTTGGACATCAACAGATCTGCATAATCAGAATTGAGTACTGAGCACAAGAATTGCTCTAATAAGCTTACATGTGAGGTAGGCTGTTCTTGGTTGTTACGACAAGTATGATCGTATTAGTAAGTAAGAGAGTAGTGTGTATGTAGAAAGGATAATAACTCGTTGTTTTCTTTCTTAATCTCTAATCTTGTGCAACATTACCTTCCATGTTGTCTAATAACTTCCATTGACAAACTGTCTGTCCTCTTTACAGATACTCCTCCTCCGACGACTTAGTCATCATGGATTCCAAAAAGGGCCAAAGCGGCGATGACCGCTTCCAAAAAGTGAAAAAGGACCCCCGCTTCTGGGAAATGCCAGAGAAAGAGCACAAAATCAAGATTGACAAGCGCTTCCAGTCCATGTTCCACGACGATCGCTTCAAGCTCAAGTACACGGTCGACAAGCGCGGCCGACCCGTCAACCACACCTCCTCCGAGGACCTGAAACGTTTCTACAATCTCTCTGACtctgaggaggaaaaggaggatggAAAGGATAAAGAGAAGAAAAATAAGACACAAGCAAAGTTGgacactggggagagagaggataaggTAGTGGATGAGCCCAAAAAGCCTTCACAGTCCATAAAGAGTGGACCTAAAGGAGACCAGCCTATCAGAGGAGTCAGACTGTGTGAGGAGGGTAAAGTAGAAGAGGGGACCTTATTGTCTGACCTTATGACCCATAACATCAATTACACCTTAGGGCCCCTGCTAAAGCAAATTCGTTAAAAACAAatgtttcaagttttattgtcacgtgcacatgtacagtgaaatgcctttcttgaaagctttttcccaacaatgcagtaatcaatatcagttGCACTAtaaagtaaagtagaacaaaAGCACACAAGAAATAAGAAGAAGAGTACAagaaagtaatatatatatatatatatatatatatatatatatatatatatatatatatatatatatatatatacagggtaagtgccaataccatatttacaatgtccAGGGGTAAATATAGATCCCTTTCTGTGTTTACAAACATTGCCGCAGGAGGACGATGCGTGCAAGTTGGTGGCAGAACAAGGGGGAGCTCTTATTGAACACCAGCAAAAAAAACTCTATTTACATgttgcttatgagtgcatttcacactacttttggattGTAATTGGATTTTAAGGCTTGTAAGAACGTCccgcttaatataatgtttgtgtcatcatcgcaaatcaactgcattatacttTAAAAAAAGACTTCAACTAGTAAAATGGCTCTTTGGCTAGCTGTTGCTACAGCCTATATCAATGAGCCTTAGCATTCTAGCAAACAACTGCTGCATCCCAAATTGTTATTTTCCAAAGAAcacaaccaaatataatcttAGTGAATGTTCATGCAAGAATCAAAACATCATTGTAAGAGTATGAGAACCCCAAAAAGTTATTTAGTTAAGAATACGTAAATCTAAGCTATGTTGAGTGGGAGCAGATGGCGATGGCTGCCGCGCGCACCTGTCCGTGACATCAATGCGTCATGTACTAGAAAAGGGTCTATGTATAGATATAAGgggactaggcatcaggatatatgattgTATGTGAGTCAGTATGAAGGTGTGTGCGTGTTATGTTTGTGTGAGCAAATAAggtatgtgtgttggagtgtgagtATGTATAGTCCTGTGAGTGTGCGTAGTcagtacaaaaaaatgtattaacatTGGGCGATGAGTTGGATTGAAGACCTGCATTAAGATATAGCTCTagagaggatgatgatgatggtttttCCTTTGACCTGCTTGCTCAGTCCTAGcaaagctgctgctgctgcagctaAGTGGAGACTTTATACAgttaattcggaaagtattcacaccccttccctttttccacattttgttacgttacagccttattcttaaaatggattaaataaaaaatcctcatcaatctacataaaattccccataatgacaaagtgaaaacaggttttcagaaattgTTACGAATgtataaaaaacaaaacagaaacatcttatttttatatacagtatatgctcATACCATCTATGCATTGTTTTGAAGTTTGTTGCTGCCATCAATACATGCTGTTTTTACAGATGACGAAGAGGAAGATGACAAGGTGCCTCACATTGAGGGGGACGATGTGGACCAGGCGGCCAGCATCTCAGACGGCAGTGAGGATGACGAAGATGAAGCAGATGTGGAGAGTGACATGGAGAGCGGCTCCGAGGACGAGTCCGGTTCAGAGTTAGACGAGGACAGTGACGGCAGCGGGCCAGATCTGGCCAGGGGGAAAGGCAATGTGGAGACCAGCTCAGACGAGGACGACGATGATGACGTGGAGGCCATCTTGAAATGCGAGGAGGAGGAGATCCAGCACGACTGGGGCGAGCTGTGCAAGGATGCGCCGCGGAGCGAGGAGGTGAGTTCTAAGGCTGTGTCTCAATTGTCCAGAGGGACTTCTTCTACTCATTTCCTTTCATCATCTAAAATGGCATAAGAAATTGCATGTTACAATGTTGTCGTTTTTTTTCCTACAACAGGTAACCCAAAGGCTTGCCGTGTGTAACATGGATTGGGACCGGATGAAAGCCAAGGACCTGCTGGCTCTGTTTAACTCCTTCAAGCCTAAAGGAGGGGTTGTGCTCTCTGTGAAGGTAAGGCTCCATTAATTTGTCTGCTGGCTGTCACTCAATTATGATGGATGTGACACTGCTTCCCCAGACCAAGTCACAAATGTTGTGTATGTTTaacactgtgtgtttgtttagatCTACCCCTCAGAGTTTGGGAAGGAACGGGTTCAGCAGGAACAGACCCAGGGTCCCCTGGAGCTGATGGCCCTGCCGGAGGATCCGGacaaagacacagaggaggagaagtaTGATCTAGCTACGCCATTAACACTTCCCTATCCTCCCTGTATTGTTCAACCAAAAATGAACCAgataattggtgtgtgtgtgtttgtgtgtgtattgtaggaTTTACAGAGAGAAGATGCGGGACTACCAGTTCAAGCGGCTAAAGTACTACTATGCGGTGGTGGAGTGCGAATCGCTCGACACAGCCGCTAAAATCTACCAGGAGTGTGACGGCTTTGAGTACGAGAGCAGCTGCTCTATCCTGGACCTCCGGTGAGGAAATAGACAGACACTCGTTTATACTGAAGTATACACTGGAGGAAAATGTGTTAAATGAAAGTGTAATAGAATGTACTGTATAACTTGATAACGTAAAGCATGGTAATGGAGATGTCCTCAAAAGAGAGGTGGATGTACACAACAACTTATCAATACATAGAATAAAATAATAGCATACATAgttgaggtcgaccgattatgatttttcaataccgattattggatgaccaaaaaaagccgataccgattaatcggacaatttttttatattttgtatttatttgtaataatgacaattataacaatactgaatgaacacttattttaacttaatataatacatcaattaaaatcaatttagcctcaaataaataatgaaacatgttcaatttggtttaaataatgcaaaaacaaagtgttggagaagaaagtaaaagtgcaatatgtgccatgtaagaaagctgaagtttaagttccttgctcagaacatgagaacatatgaaagctggtggttccttttaacatgagtcttcaatattcccaggtaagaagtttta
This sequence is a window from Oncorhynchus mykiss isolate Arlee chromosome 13, USDA_OmykA_1.1, whole genome shotgun sequence. Protein-coding genes within it:
- the esf1 gene encoding ESF1 homolog isoform X2, whose protein sequence is MDSKKGQSGDDRFQKVKKDPRFWEMPEKEHKIKIDKRFQSMFHDDRFKLKYTVDKRGRPVNHTSSEDLKRFYNLSDSEEEKEDGKDKEKKNKTQAKLDTGEREDKVVDEPKKPSQSIKSGPKGDQPIRGVRLYDEEEDDKVPHIEGDDVDQAASISDGSEDDEDEADVESDMESGSEDESGSELDEDSDGSGPDLARGKGNVETSSDEDDDDDVEAILKCEEEEIQHDWGELCKDAPRSEEVTQRLAVCNMDWDRMKAKDLLALFNSFKPKGGVVLSVKIYPSEFGKERVQQEQTQGPLELMALPEDPDKDTEEEKIYREKMRDYQFKRLKYYYAVVECESLDTAAKIYQECDGFEYESSCSILDLRFIPDDVTFDEEPKDLATDVDLSAYTPKLFTSTAAATSKVELTWDETDHERVTAMNRKFNKDELLQMDFNAYLASSSDDDDDEDGVEKEEELPEVKQPEEASKEVEKEARKGKQSSGKQIEKYRKMLKSIQEKDKKKEEDKGMEMEITWVPGLKETTQQLVKKKLEGKDKLTPWEEFIEKKKDKKKQKMTKGKQESDDSDLSDDALPPDVDFDDPFFAEELGSTDLKKKAKSKKNKKVEERTAEEERRSWRNKRLRWPCSWTTRTTTSTNTSTTTRS
- the esf1 gene encoding ESF1 homolog isoform X1 is translated as MDSKKGQSGDDRFQKVKKDPRFWEMPEKEHKIKIDKRFQSMFHDDRFKLKYTVDKRGRPVNHTSSEDLKRFYNLSDSEEEKEDGKDKEKKNKTQAKLDTGEREDKVVDEPKKPSQSIKSGPKGDQPIRGVRLCEEDDEEEDDKVPHIEGDDVDQAASISDGSEDDEDEADVESDMESGSEDESGSELDEDSDGSGPDLARGKGNVETSSDEDDDDDVEAILKCEEEEIQHDWGELCKDAPRSEEVTQRLAVCNMDWDRMKAKDLLALFNSFKPKGGVVLSVKIYPSEFGKERVQQEQTQGPLELMALPEDPDKDTEEEKIYREKMRDYQFKRLKYYYAVVECESLDTAAKIYQECDGFEYESSCSILDLRFIPDDVTFDEEPKDLATDVDLSAYTPKLFTSTAAATSKVELTWDETDHERVTAMNRKFNKDELLQMDFNAYLASSSDDDDDEDGVEKEEELPEVKQPEEASKEVEKEARKGKQSSGKQIEKYRKMLKSIQEKDKKKEEDKGMEMEITWVPGLKETTQQLVKKKLEGKDKLTPWEEFIEKKKDKKKQKMTKGKQESDDSDLSDDALPPDVDFDDPFFAEELGSTDLKKKAKSKKNKKVEERTAEEERRSWRNKRLRWPCSWTTRTTTSTNTSTTTRS